TTGCCGGTACTCCTCGCTGTCCTTGTCGGCCTGAGGCTTCTTCATCTTGCTGGAGGCGAGCGCTTTGCCGCCGCCGGCTGACGGGTTGGCGGGGACGAGCTGCGGGACCTGCTGCAGTCCGGCGACGGCCGGCAGGGGGGGCGCGGCGTGGGCCTGGCTCTGGATGACGCTCACGCCGTTGTGGTCAGCTGTGGTGAGTTTCGCCTGCGACGGCCGGCTCATTTGGATCCGCTgcctgctggttctggttctgagtCTCCTCAGGCGGCGAGATGGAAACAGGAAGTCCAAAACCTACCtgaggatgacatcatcagagacaggaagcaacGTTTAGAAAACTGAACACAAACGTTCAAGAAACATTGAGAAACATTTCACGTGATGTCATCGGTCCAATCAGCTGATCGTTAgcgcttagcttagcataagtcttaatgctaagctaactctGCGTGTTGGCATGGCGACAGCTGACTCCTCCCTCATTCCGCAttcaaacgttaaacaaacgttaaacaaacgttaaacaaacgtctgtttgtctgcagagctcagctgacctcaatccatccatcacctccacctgccCCCCCCTCGGTTTCCATGGCAGCGGCCGTGACGCGCTAATTGCTCGGGCTGTTGTTGCTCTGGGCTCATTAAGCAGCcgcgctgtgattggctgaggcGTTGCCATGCAGCGGGTCAGCTGTGCGCAGCGGAAAGCGCTCCGGGTGAAACAGTGTTGCCCGGTGTTGCATCATCGTGCTCGGCTCTTTGTGAGGGGAACCCCGGACACGGAGCTCGGCTCGAACGCGCCTCAGAGCGGCTGTGACCCGGATAGAGACAGCACCAGCACCGGGACATGCAGCCCGAACCTCCGCGGTCCCGTCTGCTCGGTTCGGCTCGTTTCTGAACACTTTAACAACTTTTAGTTCACATGAAGCAGAACACTCAAAGTACCGAGCCCAGAGTCCCGTTACCCGCCCACGGTCCGCGTACGAACCAGCACCTGACCCGGTTCGGCTCCGAACCCGTCCCGACAGGCTCGAGCCGTGTAGCCGGGCAGCTAGCCAGCTAGTTAGCTCGTGAGGCTAACAGCCGCAGTCCGGCTGTTCGCGCCGTTTTTCGGCCCCACAAAGAGTTCAAAAGCCGGTTTACCTTCGCGGGGCGGCGGGGGCTGTACCATCCGTCAAAGGGCGCAAAGTTTGGGCCGAAAGTTGAAGTTTAATCCGCTGTGAGCAGCTCcgagtgtttttgtttagaaCATGGAGAGGACGGGATTGCGAAATCTCTTTTACCATGTACGGCAATGTCGAggagcagccaatcagaggcgaGCGGGAGGGAGCGCAGCCAGCCATCGGCCAATCAGAGCCGAGTGTGCGGCAGAGTGATGCAATGCCCTCTGTGACTGACGTGTCGTCGGACCAATGGGAGCGCGCCGTTTTCTGTTGGGTTTGTTTATGTAACCTGAGGTTGGTCAGATGAGTTCATGCATGCATGACGTCATCCTGGATGACGAAACCTCAATCAGCCCGAAACTAATTACAGCACAAACACTATAACCTTTAATTACACACATTATAACCTTTAATTACACACATTATAacctttaattacacacactataacctttaattacacacattataacctttaattacacacactATAACCTTTAATTACAAACACTATAacctttaattacacacactATAACCTAATTACAAACACTATAACCTTTAATGACACACATATAACCTTAATTACAAACACTATAACCTTTAATTACACAAATTATACCTTTAATTACACCATTAACCTTATGACAACACTATAAACTTTTAATTACACACATATAACCTTTAATTACACACTTATAacctttaattacacacactATAACCTTTAATTACACACATAAACCTTTAATACAAACACTATAACCTTAATTACACACATTATAAACCTTTAATATTCACAACACTATAACCTTTAATATACACCACTATAACCTTAATACACAACATTAACcttaatttacacacacataacctttaattacacacactATAACCTTTAATTCACACATTATAAacctttaattacacacactAATACCTTTAAAGTACACACACTAAAacctttaattacacacactATAACCGTTATTACACACATATAACCTTAATTACACACACTTAAAACCTTTAATTACACACATTAATAACCTTAATTAACCACACTAAACCTTTAATTACACACAGCTTAATACCACCTATAACCTTTaattacacacattaaaacCTTAATTACACACATACCTTAATTAACACACTATAACCTTTAATTACACACATTATAACCTTTaattacacacattaaaacctttaattacacacacataaaactttaatacacacacataactaaACCTTAAACTTATCAACACTATATGtaagtatgtatatatgtaatataaatacacacacacgacacataCTATGTATGTAGTACATAtggtatatacatatatatatatatagtggtgtgtgatataaatatgtatatatataatacatatgtatacatatacatatgtgttatatatatatacaatgtatacatatacaaatacgatgtgggtgtgttgtgtatataatataatataatatagatgtATGGTTGTGTATATATCTATACATAcattgtaatatatatataaacacgacacacatatgtatgtgtataacaatatatacaatgtattatatatgtatatacatagtGTCTAACTATCATATCGACTAGATGTAtgttgtattgttgtgtgtgtgttgtgtatatatctatatatagagaTACCtatcatctgtgtgtgagtgtggtgtgtTTATCTTACACCtgatctctcgctctctctctctcggggacttatggagccagcctcaagtggacgttagaggaactgcagtattTAGTACTTCCTGTGTTCCACCGTTCAGCTGGCCTGCTCAAGGATCCGCAGAACTTCCTAACTGAACCACTAAACATGTCTTGACTCCGTGAACTCTCTCTTCATGATCCATAAAAACTCTGTGAGGACCCGTCAGACTTCCAGAACCTCCTCAAGGTCCACCAGAACCTCTTTAATAAGCCACTAACCCCTTCAATGGAACTCTCTTCAGGACCATTAAAATATTCTTAAACATCATTAAATCCCCTAATGAAAAGACTCCCTACAGCCTTTTCAGCCAGGACTCCTGGaaacatgaatttaaatttgaCTCCAGGATCTCTGTGAAtcaaacatgattaaaaagcagctgatttaaaatcatgtttcaaTAAAGTccaggaaacagctgatcacgCCCATCCTGCAGTGGcgggaaaataaataaataaataaataaataaataaataaatgaagagctCACCGTCAGGATCAGATCAGCTGTTCATGGCCGACAGAGGGAGCTCCAGGCCGTGTGTTCGGCATCTGCTCTCAGCCTGACGTGAACCTTCTTACCCCTGTTACCCCGCACAGAGCCCTGATACCCCGCACAGAGCCTCGTTACCCCGCACAGAGCCCTGTTACCCCGCACAGAGCCCTGATACCCCGCACAGAGCCTCGTTACCCCGCACAGAGCCTCGTTACCCCGCACAGAGCCTCGTTACCCCGCACAGAGCCTCGTTACCCCGCACCGTCAGAGGCGTGAGGTGAGCTGCAGTCTGGGACACGCACAAACGGATcaactgatgaaaacatgaactaTTCGAGCtgaagtaatcagattactttcCTGAGTTCAGAGGATACACAATGATCTGcagagtgtttgagtgtgaagtaatcagattactttcCTGAGTTCAGAGGATACACAATGACCTGcagagtgtttgagtgtgaagtaatcagattactctgATCAACTCTGAAagttcaaaacagaaaaaactttTGGCGGTTCCGATTGTTGCCGAGCTGCAGTCAGAACCACGTCCATGTGTCCGGTCCAGTTTGATGACAGAACCGGGATCAGCTCGGTGATGTTCAACACAGCAAGGTtaaatgagagtgtgtgtgtgtgtgtgtgtgtgtgtgtgtgtgtgtgtgtgtgtgtgtgtgtgtgtgtgtgtgtgtgtgtgtcccgcCCACTCCCGCCTGCTATATAACCGCAGTTTGACAGCTCTCAGTTTACTGAGCAGGAGGACTCGGACCGACACCCCGCAGCCCCGGATCAGACCCGAgccctgctccctctcctctcctctcctccccgtgccgtgccgtgccgagccgagccgagccgagccgagccgggcCTCAGTGTTTCAGCTCTAGCACTGCCCCCCTGTCCCGCACGCCCCGCAGCTCACCTGCGTGAGGACCTGTCGGTGTTTGTCCAAACTGGATTCTCGGAGCTCGTCGCCATGCCTGTCCGGGTTTAGGTTCTCCATGGAGCTCTCCAACCTGTACGAGGTCGCGCCCCGACCCCTGATGAGCACCATAACCCACGGCCAGCAGCCCTCCTCCGGCTACAGAGAGCCCGCAGACCTCGGCGGAGAGATCGGAGACAACGAGACGTCCATCGACCTGAGCGCGTACATCGACCCGGCCGCCTTCAACGACGACTTCCTGGCGGACCTGTTCCACCACAGCTCCCGGCAGGACAAGCTCAAGATCATGAACGGGGACTACGACCCGGTGCAGTGCGGTTCAGGTCCGCAGCAGCTCTACATGTCCAACTACACGGAGTCCAAGCTGGAGCCGCTCTACGAGCACAACCCGCCCCGGATCCGGCCGGTGGCCATCAAGCAGGAGCCCCGGGACGACGAGGACCTGAACCCGGGCATGCCTCCCACCTACCACCACCCGCACGCTCCGCAGTACTCCCAGCATGccccgcagcagcagcagccgcaccTCCAGTACCAGATCGCGCACTGCGCGCAGACCACCATGCACCTCCAGCCGGGTCACCCTACCCCTCCGCCGACCCCGGTGCCGAGcccgcaccaccaccaccaccaccaccagcaccaccaacaCCCACACCAGCACCCGCAGCAGGGCGGCATGAAGCTGCTGGAGCAGCGCGCGGGAGGCGGGAAGCACAAGAAGCACGTCGACAAGAGCAGCCCGGAGTACCGGCTGCGGCGCGAGCGCAACAACGTGGCCGTGCGTAAGAGCCGCGACAAGGCGAAGCTGCGCAACATGGAGACGCAGCAGAAGGTGGTGGAGCTCACCACCGACAACGACAGACTGAGGCGGCGGGTGGAGCACCTGACCCGGGAGCTGGACACGTTACGGGGCATCTTTAGACAGCTGCCGGACGGATCCTTCAAACCACTGGGCAGCTGAGAGCCCGGGACCCGGACCCGGACCCGGACTCTGCTGGATTTACACAGAGACGGACTATGAGGCAGCTTCACTGCAGACTGATCCGGACGGGTCCAACCGATCCGGACTGATCCGGTTCTGACTcataaactttaaacaaactgcagctttCAGGTTCGGACTGGTTGAACTGGTTTCAGGAATGTTCCAGACCAGGTGAGTCCACCTGCAGACACTCACCTGTCTCACTCGTCTTCGGTGGTGTTGTGCCTTGTTGAATAAGCTCGTCCCTGCAGACCGGATCGAACCGAACCGGACTGAACTGGACTGAACGTTTCGTGCCTTCCTCCGGACGGACCGGGTCTCCGCTCAGACCCGACCCACATATCAGTGCAGCTAAGGCGGGCACGGCGGGACAGAGGACCCCCCccgtttgtctctgtgtgtgtttccacaggtTCGAGTCCGACTCACGGTACCGTCCAAACGGTCATGTGACAGAAAagtgactcacacacaaaaaacatctcATGACGTCACAGCGAGGCGGTGTGACGTCGACTGATTGGagactaacatttaaaaaacgtTCTGATAAACTCGAACAAACGTTCAGACAACCTAAAAACTGGAAACTCACTGTGGTACCTTCAGCACGCGCCGTCCTCTGACAACCTCACATCTCCACACTGAGGATGCAAACGTTCAGCTAACGTTCAGCTAACGTTCAGCTAACCTTCAGCAAACGTTCAGCAAACGTCTCCTGGACGTTGGAGCGCTGCAGGTTTGGAGGTGTGAGGACGGCGGCGCTGAGGCGTCTTCATGTGTGCACTATGGCATCATGGGTACTGATCTGAGACACACCAACTCAACAACATTCaacaaacattcagaaaacattcaacaaacattcagcaaacattcagcaaacattcaacaaacatacaacaaacattcaacaaacatacaacaaacatacaacaaacatacaacaaacattcagcaaacatacaacaaacacacaacaaacattcagcaaacatacaacaaacattcaacaaacatacaacaaacattcaacaaacatacaacatgcgtgtttgtgttcaaAGAGAGTTTCTATGCAACACGTCTGTTCCTCTTTTCAATGagtcatctcacacacacacactcacacacacacacacacttacacacacacacactcacacacacacacacttacacacacacacacacatacttacacacacacacacactcactcacaaacacacacactcacaaacacacacactcacacacacactcactcacactcacacacacacgcactcactcacacacacacccacacacttacacacacacactcactcactcactcacacaacatacactcacacacacactcacacacacactcactcactcactcacacacacacacacacactcacacacacacacacactcacacacacacacacggtgccTTCTGatcctctgacctttgacctccgtCGGTGAGGAAGCACTTTTCTGTCCAAACGTTTGTTTCACATCTCAGTTGTAAAATAAGcgtctatataaatatataaatatataaatatatatatgaaataccaaaaatctgaattattataataaagagtttgttttatcaaacctgtctgtctctgtttgtttttatgattaaagtttaaaatcatttcatttatttgcagattatttatttttagacagttCAGACCGAGTgatctgattggacgagagtCGCTCCATGAGTGCTAATGtagagaataacagcactgaCGTTCTAAtaatgttacattaacgttacattaacgtttGTCATCTGTCTTTTGGATCATTcacagctgataataaacctgatcagacaccgtcagtaatcaatacCCAACCAttatcaaaccaataactaacattcaAACAACAGTGagctagtgtttctgtagcgttgacagaacgttccaaaacaaacatatcaccAGTCTGAAGTGACCTGAAGCtctgcgctgtccctttaagaaacatgacacctgaacacaaaggacgtcacatgaccacagtgatgacatcatcagctgtcATTCATCATGCTGATAGGAGGGTCAGGGTTCTGAAGAATCTGTCCTGGGGCTCGGTTCTGAACCACATGGTTCTGTCTGTGGGTCACATGGACATCGTCTGCCTTTAATAAAGTGACGTCTGTGACgtcggagcagcagcagaacgtCTTCAGGGTTCTGAAGGTTAAAAGAGTTCTGCCACAggaaattacattaaatatttaaagaaatacacaaaaataaaagttctatTCAATTCAAACAGATTTATGATcgttttattctgaaaacaaaaaacatgtttgaaaaaaagttCTGAGAACTCAGAGCTGATCCGGATCAACACCTGGACTCCATCACCCGGGTCAGAGGGTCGACATGAAACCGGATCATCACGCTCTGACACGTCAGCTCAATTCTGGTTCATGAGTTTGAGTCCAGAAAAATCAGATTCTTCATCAAGTTTGATTATTGGACtgatggttctggttctgtgaaacactttgtaCTTCAGTTGTCTGTTGACCAGGTCCTGTTGACTCGGACCTGTCGAGTTGTACCTGTTTGTCCGTACgtgacttttaaaaatgaaattattttcatgtatttatgtgtcTGGCTGTTGCCGACATCTAGATCCAAACAGAATCAGAACCACAGAAACAGTCGGCCCGGTCTTGAATCGATTAGAACCAggtgaaacaaactgaacaaacaacagacggaaaatttatttttttatttttcagtttttttttaggaatgtCAGAAAATCATAAAACCAGAGCAGAAGATTCATTGAGAGGCGGTTCGACCCAAACATCCAGAACCTGATGATGAAGTCCACATGTGACACCGACCCGCTTAAATATGGCGGatacaacatgaaacattaacataaaacatacaggGATGGTAACAGTCGAGATTAATAAGAAATGACTcgtaaataataaacagaagaaGTCATAAAGTCAGTCTGTCGCTAAAGGAGCTGTTCAAGTGACGTAACATGAAAATGTAACATTAGGTTCTGTTACGTGTTATCAGTAACCTCtcctgtaatgtaatgtaatgtaactcctgtaatgtaacgtaatgtaactcctgtaatgtaacgtaatgtaactctcctgtaatgtaatgtaatgtaactcctgtaatataatgtaatgtaactctcctgtaatgtaatgtaatgtaactcctgtaatgtaatgtaatgtaactcctgtaacgtaacgtaatgtaactcctgtaacgtaacgtaatgtaactcttgtaatataatataacgtAATGTAACTcttgtaatataatataacgtAATGTAACTCCTGTAATGTAACTCCtgtaatgtaacgtaatgtaacTCCTGTAATATAACGTAATGTAACTCCTGTAATATAACGTAATGTAACTCCTGTAACGTAACATAATGTGACTcctgtaatgtaaagtaatgtaactcCTGTAATATAACGTAATGTAACTCCTGTAACGTAACGTAATGTAACTCTTGTAATGTAACTCCTGTAATGTAACGTAATTTAACTCctgtaatgtaacataatgtaactcctctaatgtaacataatgtaactcTTGTAATGTAACGTAATTTAACTCCTGTAATGTAACATAACGTAACTCctgtaatgtaacataatgtaactcttgtaatgtaacataatgtaactcttgtaatgtaacgtaatgtaactcttgtaatataacataatgtaacTCCTGTAGTGTAACGTAATGTAACTCctgtaatgtaacataatgtaactcttgtaatgtaacataatgtaactcctgtaatgtaacgtaatgtaactcctgtaatgtaacataatgtaactcTTGTAATGTAACTCCtgtaatgtaacgtaatgtaactcctgtaacgtaacataatgtaactcttgtaatgtaacataacataatgtaactcctgtaacgtaacataatgtaactcctgtaatgtaacgtaacgtaatgtaactcctgtaacgtaacataatgtaactcctgtaatgtaatataacataatgtaactcctgtaatgtaacgtaacgtaatgtaactcctgtaatgtaatataacataatgtaactcctgtaatgtaatataacataatgtaactcttgtaacgtaatgtaactcctgtaatataatataacataatgtgactcctgtaatgtaatataacataatgtaactcctgtaatataatataacataatgtgACTCCTGTaacgtaatgtaatgtaactcttgtaatgtaatgtaactccTGTAATGTAACtcttgtaatgtaatgtaacgaCAGTTAAGAAGACGTCAGTTGCTTGTGTCAGTACAgaacgttaatgtaacgttatAACTTTAGTCAATAAGTCAACATGACATCATGTGGAGTGACAGGAGTTACATAATGTCTCATTGACCAATGTCAGCTTAACGTGAGAGGAGATATGTCACTTATTTTAAACCTAACGTCAGTGTTGACTTCTGAATGAACGTAATATGAACACATTATTCATGTTATGTAATTGAACTCAATGTGTTCTGCAGTATTTGGTCCTAAGACCTCGTCACCTCCTcgtgtcctcttcttcttctgtggtggttTATCACCTGCACCAGCTGTTCACAGTGCTGGATGTTATCTGAAGGACTGAGGAGACCATGGAGCTATAAGAAGATCACGATCACAAGAACACTGCTGATGGACGGAGGAGGATGGATCAGGATCAGGTCTTGGAGGGACTGTGATGTGTTCACACCTTATCAACATGACCAGATATCCGTCAATCCACCACTAAATGAGGTCCACTTCCTGTCACAGACACATTCTGAGACCTGAGGCCCCGCTGGTCCCGTGGTCTGAGCAGAACTGAATCCTGAACGGCCAAAGCCAACATGAGTCCGATCACCTGAGAGAAAACCTCCAACTAAATAATCAGAAACATCTGGTCTGAGATCAGTTTGAACATCTCTGTTTGATCCTGTGGGCTCAGcaaccggaccggaccggaccggaccggtACGAGCACAGCACTCTGAGATCAGAGTTACGTTAGCATCAGGCTATGGTAGGCTACTGCTTTCCCTGGCAGACCGGTCCTCCAGAGGCtcctgtcctccttcctcctccttccgtccctcctgtcctccttcctccatcttccatccctcctgtcctccttcctcctccttccgtccctcctgtcctccttcctccatcttccatccctcctgtcctccttccGTCCCTCCTGCCCTCCTTCCgtccctcctgtcctccttccGTCCCTcttgtcctccttcctccattttccatccctcttttcctccttcctcctccttctgtccctcctgccctccttcctcctccttccgtccctcctgtcctccttccGTCCCTcttgtcctccttcctcctccttctgtccctcctctcctccttcctcctccttctgtccctcttgtcctccttcctcctccttccatccctcctgtcctccttctGTCCCTcttgtcctccttcctcctccttccgtccctcttgtcctccttcctccattTTCCgtccctcctgtcctccttcctcccccttcctcctccttccgtccctcctgtcctccttccGTCCCTCCTgccctccttcctccatcttccatccctcctgtcctccttcctccataTCCGTCCCTCCTGTCCTCCGTCctgatggatgaggagaagcagacgtgtttcatgttttcttgtctcactgtttgtttcttattttctgaGTTGGATCGCGGCTCTGTTGTCGTGGTAGTAGATCTGATAATCCGCTGACACCACGTCAACGCGATGAGGTTTTGGGCGGTGCTGTCtcagtgtgtctcagtgtgtctcagtgtgtctcaatgtgtctcagtgtgtctcagtgtgtctcagtgtgtagAGACACACAGCTCTTTTGTGTTTGGACGGCTGCTTGGATCAGACTGTTGGACGGACAGTCTTCCTGCGGATGGAAGACATCAGCCTGTTAGCGCCACAGTCCAATGAACGATTCACTGTCATGTTGTTTTAACGTTACACTGACGTTTGGAGGAAACATCAGAACAATGATGTGATCATGAAACACCAGGAGCCGGCTCAGCGTCTGTCTGCTCTTCAGGCTCTAAATGTCTGACGGAACTCAGACAAAGTTCTGGTTCCACTGGGGATTGAACCCACGACCTTCTGCGTGTAAAGCAGACGTGAGACCATTACACTGCTAACAGactgctaacatcagctaacagcagctaacagactgagctaatgttagctaacagcagctaacagactgtgttaacatcagctaacagtagctaacagactgagctaatgttagctaacagcggctaactaactgagctaatgttagctaacagcagctaactaactgaactaatgttagctaacagcagctaactaactgagctaacattagctaacagcagctaactaactgagctaatgttagctaacagcagctaacaaactgagctaatgttagctaacagcagctaactaactgagctaatgttagctaacagcagctaactaactgaactaatgttagctaacagcagctaactaactgagctaacattagctaacagcagctaactaactgagctaatgttagctaacagcagctaacaacctgagctaacgttagctaacagcagctaattaactgagctaatgttagctaacagcagctaactaactgTGTTAACATCaactaacaggagctaacaaactgcgctaatgttagctaacagcagctaactaactgagctaatgttagctaacggcagctaactAACTGTGTTAACAtcaactaacagcagctaacaacctgagctaacgttagctaacagcagctaattaactgagctaatgttagctacagcagctaactaactgTGTTAACATCaactaacaggagctaacaaactgcgctaatgttagctaacagcagctaactaactgagctaatgttagctaacagcagctaactaactgTGTTAACAtcaactaacagcagctaacaacctgagctaacgttagctaacagcagctaattaactgagctaatgttagctaacagcagctaactaactgTGTTAACATCaactaacaggagctaacaaactgcgctaatgttagctaacagcagctaactaactgagctaatgttagctaacggcagctaactAACTGTGTTAACAtcaactaacagcagctaacaacctgagctaacgttagctaacagcagctaattaactgagctaatgttagctacagcagctaactaactgTGTTAACATCaactaacaggagctaacaaactgcgctaatgttagctaacagcagctaactaactgagctaacattagctaacagcagctaactaactgagctaatgttagctaacagcagctaacaacctgagctaacgttagctaacagcagctaattaactgagctaatgttagctaacagcagctaactaactgTGTTAACAtcaactaacagcagctaactaactgagctaatgttagctaacagcagctaacaacctgagctaacgttagctaacagcagctaattaactgagctaatgttagctaacagcagctaactaactgTGTTAACAtcaactaacagcagctaacaacctgagctaatgttagctaacagcagctaactaactgGTCCGTGTATAAATACCTGAAACGCTGAAAACATGACAGACGTCAGACTTTAAAGGAATTATACAgaaagtttaattaaaagtaaaataattaattcaaatattcaaatcatTCTCAGCTGAACGTCTTCCAGGTTGTTTCCAGGTTGTTTCCAGGTTGTTTCCAGGCTGTTTCcaggttgtctgtgtgtttgccatGGCTtcattgactgtgtgtgtgcagagtgtgtgagCGGCTCGGCCCGTCTATCGGCTCTGTTTGGATATCCACTCGTTGTATTTGGTCTGAGTTTAAACATTAACCGACTCTTTTCATCCAGGCGGAGCTGACGGAGCTGACGGAGCTGACGGAGCTGCACTTTACTTCACTGTTTGTTctccacacacagaaacagaacttTCACTCAGGGTCAGCGGTCGACCCGGCCTGTGAGACCCAGTTTGTTACAGACAGAAGATTATCAGAACCATCAGCCACACTTTAATGACCTCACAGCGGGTAAACTGACTAATCACAGAGTGATGTCACTCACAGGTTAACGAAGCTgcagccatgtttgtagtcctgtaGACCTGACGTGACGT
The Larimichthys crocea isolate SSNF chromosome VIII, L_crocea_2.0, whole genome shotgun sequence genome window above contains:
- the cebpa gene encoding CCAAT/enhancer-binding protein alpha, with the translated sequence MELSNLYEVAPRPLMSTITHGQQPSSGYREPADLGGEIGDNETSIDLSAYIDPAAFNDDFLADLFHHSSRQDKLKIMNGDYDPVQCGSGPQQLYMSNYTESKLEPLYEHNPPRIRPVAIKQEPRDDEDLNPGMPPTYHHPHAPQYSQHAPQQQQPHLQYQIAHCAQTTMHLQPGHPTPPPTPVPSPHHHHHHHQHHQHPHQHPQQGGMKLLEQRAGGGKHKKHVDKSSPEYRLRRERNNVAVRKSRDKAKLRNMETQQKVVELTTDNDRLRRRVEHLTRELDTLRGIFRQLPDGSFKPLGS